Proteins encoded within one genomic window of Micromonospora halotolerans:
- a CDS encoding sulfurtransferase TusA family protein, with protein MSARSEPDEVLDCRGQRCPLPVINLARRLPELPVGAVVRVLADDPAAAVDIPAWCRMRGQQFVAAHPDGPGYDVRRSH; from the coding sequence GTGAGCGCGAGGAGCGAGCCGGACGAGGTGCTCGACTGCCGGGGCCAGCGCTGCCCCCTGCCTGTGATCAATCTCGCCCGGAGGTTGCCCGAGCTGCCGGTCGGCGCGGTGGTCCGGGTGCTGGCCGACGACCCGGCCGCGGCCGTGGACATCCCGGCGTGGTGCCGGATGCGCGGCCAGCAGTTCGTGGCCGCCCACCCGGACGGGCCGGGCTACGACGTGCGACGCAGTCACTGA
- a CDS encoding ABC transporter ATP-binding protein, with the protein MNVIEMDGLRKEFTVRVRTGRLRREKRTVTAVDGVDLRVERGEMLGYIGPNGAGKSTTLKMLTGVLMPSAGRARVCGLRPVPDRTRLALRIGVVFGQRSQLWWDLPLRDSFALLRHVYRVPSGEHAARLTRCRSLLDLDEFLDTPVRQLSLGQRMRGELTAALLHGPEVLFLDEPTIGLDVVSKQAVRGFLAELGRAGDTTLVLTTHDLADIERLCRRLVVIDHGRVVHDGSIAALHSRYGSRRMVVAELDAALPEPPVLPGAPVQRVEADGRRLVFALESASVAEVVAGLAGLATLRDISIVEPDIEEVVARLYRAPAEVG; encoded by the coding sequence ATGAACGTCATCGAGATGGACGGGCTGCGCAAGGAGTTCACCGTCCGGGTGAGGACCGGGCGGCTGCGCCGGGAGAAGCGGACGGTCACCGCGGTCGACGGGGTGGACCTGCGGGTGGAGCGGGGCGAGATGCTCGGCTACATCGGTCCGAACGGGGCCGGCAAGTCCACGACGCTGAAGATGCTCACCGGGGTGCTGATGCCCTCGGCGGGACGGGCCCGGGTCTGCGGGCTGCGGCCGGTGCCCGACCGGACCCGGCTGGCGCTGCGCATCGGCGTGGTCTTCGGGCAGCGCTCGCAGCTCTGGTGGGACCTGCCGCTGCGGGACTCGTTCGCGCTGCTGCGGCACGTCTACCGGGTGCCGTCCGGCGAGCACGCGGCCCGGCTGACCCGCTGCCGGAGCCTGCTCGACCTCGACGAGTTCCTGGACACCCCGGTCCGGCAGCTCTCCCTGGGCCAGCGGATGCGCGGTGAGTTGACCGCCGCCCTGCTGCACGGCCCCGAGGTGCTCTTCCTGGACGAGCCGACCATCGGGCTGGACGTGGTCAGCAAGCAGGCGGTCCGCGGCTTCCTGGCGGAGCTGGGCCGGGCCGGCGACACCACCCTGGTGCTCACCACCCATGACCTGGCCGACATCGAGCGGCTCTGCCGGCGTCTCGTGGTGATCGACCACGGGCGGGTGGTGCACGACGGCTCGATCGCCGCACTGCACAGCCGGTACGGCTCCCGCCGGATGGTGGTCGCCGAGCTGGACGCCGCGCTGCCCGAGCCGCCGGTGCTGCCCGGCGCGCCGGTGCAGCGGGTGGAGGCGGACGGGCGCCGGCTGGTCTTCGCGCTGGAGTCGGCGAGCGTCGCCGAGGTGGTGGCCGGGCTGGCCGGCCTGGCCACGCTGCGGGACATCTCGATCGTGGAGCCGGACATCGAGGAGGTCGTGGCCCGGCTCTACCGCGCCCCGGCCGAGGTGGGCTGA
- a CDS encoding carbohydrate kinase family protein, which produces MKIAVTGSIATDHLMSFPGRFADQLIADQLDKVSLSFLVDELVLRRGGTAANIAFGMAQLGLRPVLLGAVGADFADYRSWLERHGVDCDSVHVSEIAHTARFVCTTDTDMCQIASFYAGAMSEARNIELAPVAQRLGGLDLVLVSANDPAAMIRHSAECRERGYAFVADPSQQLARMDGADVLGLVDGADYLMTNEYEKSLLQSKAGLTDAQLLERVKVRVTTLGKQGVEIAGRDVGTIHVPIAREIQAVDPTGVGDGFRAGFFAALNWGVGLERAAQVGCLLATLVLENFGGQEYEVRRDLFVKRLAESYGDAAAEDVRPHLQ; this is translated from the coding sequence ATGAAGATCGCCGTGACCGGCTCGATCGCGACCGACCACCTGATGAGCTTCCCCGGCCGCTTCGCCGACCAGCTCATCGCCGACCAGCTGGACAAGGTCTCGCTGTCCTTCCTCGTCGACGAGCTGGTCCTCCGGCGCGGCGGCACCGCCGCGAACATCGCCTTCGGCATGGCACAGCTCGGGCTGCGCCCGGTGCTGCTCGGCGCGGTGGGCGCGGACTTCGCCGACTACCGGTCCTGGCTGGAGCGGCACGGCGTCGACTGCGACTCGGTGCACGTGAGCGAGATCGCCCACACGGCCCGTTTCGTCTGCACCACCGACACCGACATGTGCCAGATCGCCTCGTTCTACGCGGGCGCGATGAGCGAGGCCCGCAACATCGAGCTGGCCCCGGTGGCGCAGCGGCTCGGCGGCCTCGACCTGGTGCTGGTCAGCGCCAACGACCCGGCCGCGATGATCCGGCACTCCGCCGAGTGCCGGGAGCGCGGCTACGCCTTCGTGGCCGACCCGTCGCAGCAGCTCGCCCGGATGGACGGCGCGGACGTGCTCGGCCTGGTCGACGGCGCCGACTACCTGATGACCAACGAGTACGAGAAGTCGCTGCTGCAGAGCAAGGCCGGGCTGACCGACGCCCAGCTGCTGGAGCGGGTGAAGGTCCGGGTCACCACGCTGGGCAAGCAGGGCGTGGAGATCGCCGGCCGGGACGTCGGCACCATCCACGTGCCGATCGCCCGGGAGATCCAGGCGGTCGACCCGACCGGCGTCGGCGACGGCTTCCGGGCCGGCTTCTTCGCCGCGCTCAACTGGGGGGTCGGCCTGGAACGCGCCGCCCAGGTCGGCTGCCTGCTCGCCACGCTGGTGCTGGAGAACTTCGGCGGCCAGGAGTACGAGGTCCGCCGGGACCTGTTCGTCAAGCGGCTCGCCGAGTCGTACGGCGACGCGGCCGCCGAGGACGTCCGGCCGCACCTGCAGTGA
- the murA gene encoding UDP-N-acetylglucosamine 1-carboxyvinyltransferase: MQIVHLTHLHGSTNALEVALTDDVLVVHGGTPLEGRIRVRGAKNLVSKAMVAALLGDTPSRLFDVPRIRDVEVVRGLLGLHGVKVSDGEEDGELVFDPSNVESASTDQINVHAGSSRIPILFCGPLLHRLGHAFIPDLGGCHIGPRPIDFHLQALREFGATVDKTPEGLHLSAPNGLHGTKFALPYPSVGATEQVLLTAVMAEGVTELRNAAVEPEIIDLICVLQKMGAIIKVHTDRVIEIQGVKRLSGYTHRPIPDRIEAASWAAAALATRGHVEVLGAQQADMMTFLNIFRSVGGEYEVTDLRPPRGGGPGQEGGIRFWHPGGELNAVALETDVHPGFMTDWQQPLVVALTQARGLSIVHETVYEQRLGYTEALNTMGANIQVYRDCLGGTPCRFGRRNFKHSAVIAGPSKLHAADLVIPDLRAGFSHLIAALAAEGTSRVYGVDLINRGYEDFEAKLADLGAHVERP, encoded by the coding sequence ATGCAGATCGTGCACCTGACTCATCTACACGGCAGCACCAACGCGCTGGAGGTTGCGTTGACCGACGACGTCCTGGTCGTACACGGAGGCACTCCGCTCGAAGGGCGGATCCGCGTGCGCGGCGCGAAGAACCTCGTGTCCAAGGCGATGGTGGCCGCCCTGCTGGGCGACACCCCCAGCCGACTGTTCGACGTGCCCCGGATCCGGGACGTGGAGGTCGTCCGCGGGCTGCTCGGCCTGCATGGCGTCAAGGTCAGCGACGGCGAGGAGGACGGTGAGCTGGTCTTCGACCCGTCCAACGTCGAGAGCGCCAGCACCGACCAGATCAACGTGCACGCCGGCTCCAGCCGGATCCCGATCCTGTTCTGCGGCCCGCTGCTGCACCGGCTCGGTCACGCCTTCATCCCCGACCTGGGCGGCTGCCACATCGGCCCGCGCCCGATCGACTTCCACCTCCAGGCGCTGCGCGAGTTCGGCGCGACCGTGGACAAGACCCCGGAGGGGCTGCACCTGTCGGCGCCCAACGGGCTGCACGGCACCAAGTTCGCCCTGCCCTACCCGAGCGTGGGCGCCACCGAGCAGGTGCTGCTCACCGCGGTGATGGCCGAGGGCGTCACCGAGCTGCGCAACGCGGCCGTGGAGCCCGAGATCATCGACCTGATCTGCGTGCTGCAGAAGATGGGCGCGATCATCAAGGTGCACACCGACCGGGTGATCGAGATCCAGGGTGTGAAGCGGCTCAGCGGCTACACCCACCGGCCGATCCCGGACCGGATCGAGGCCGCGAGCTGGGCGGCGGCCGCGCTGGCCACCCGGGGGCACGTCGAGGTGCTCGGCGCTCAGCAGGCCGACATGATGACCTTCCTGAACATCTTCCGCTCGGTCGGCGGCGAGTACGAGGTCACCGACCTCCGCCCGCCGCGCGGCGGCGGGCCGGGCCAGGAGGGCGGCATCCGGTTCTGGCACCCGGGCGGCGAGTTGAACGCCGTGGCGCTGGAGACCGACGTCCACCCCGGGTTCATGACCGACTGGCAGCAGCCCCTCGTCGTGGCGCTCACGCAGGCCCGTGGCCTGTCGATCGTCCACGAGACGGTCTACGAGCAGCGGCTCGGCTACACCGAGGCGCTGAACACGATGGGCGCCAACATCCAGGTCTACCGGGACTGCCTGGGCGGCACCCCGTGCCGCTTCGGCCGCCGCAACTTCAAGCACTCCGCGGTGATCGCCGGGCCGAGCAAGCTGCACGCGGCCGACCTGGTGATCCCCGACCTGCGGGCCGGTTTCAGCCACCTGATCGCGGCCCTGGCGGCCGAGGGCACCTCCCGGGTCTACGGCGTCGACCTGATCAACCGGGGCTACGAGGACTTCGAGGCCAAGCTGGCGGACCTGGGCGCGCACGTCGAGCGTCCCTGA
- a CDS encoding DUF3043 domain-containing protein, which produces MPSLFRRKPTDLVEESVTPVTTDEASAAAQPRGYTPSKKELGLTTPKRPAAGRRPAAPARPLTKEEAREQRRAARAESAAEFRREGGPRDRGPERLLARNVVDSRRTVGTWFFGGALIVLLGSNQAMPPIVRLLSNVLWGALALGVVIDSVLITRKIKKLVRERFPKSTERLGSLYFYAIMRSITFRKMRAPAPQVNIGDKI; this is translated from the coding sequence GTGCCGTCGCTGTTTCGCCGCAAGCCCACCGACCTCGTCGAGGAGTCCGTCACCCCGGTGACGACCGACGAGGCGTCCGCCGCCGCCCAGCCCCGGGGTTACACCCCGAGCAAGAAGGAGCTGGGGCTGACCACCCCGAAGCGGCCGGCCGCGGGTCGCCGCCCGGCCGCCCCGGCCCGTCCGCTGACCAAGGAGGAGGCCCGGGAGCAGCGCCGCGCGGCGCGCGCCGAGTCCGCGGCCGAGTTCCGGCGTGAGGGCGGCCCGCGCGACCGGGGCCCGGAGCGGCTGCTGGCCCGCAACGTGGTCGACTCCCGGCGCACGGTGGGCACCTGGTTCTTCGGCGGCGCGCTGATCGTGCTGCTCGGCTCCAACCAGGCCATGCCGCCGATCGTCCGGCTGCTGTCGAACGTGCTGTGGGGCGCGCTGGCGCTCGGCGTGGTGATCGACTCGGTGCTGATCACCCGGAAGATCAAGAAGCTGGTCCGCGAGCGCTTCCCCAAGAGCACCGAGCGGCTCGGCTCGCTCTACTTCTACGCGATCATGCGGTCGATCACGTTCCGCAAGATGCGCGCCCCGGCGCCCCAGGTGAACATCGGCGACAAGATCTGA
- a CDS encoding DUF4232 domain-containing protein, with protein sequence MTTTTAHLTRNPAARRRTGGRLAALAAGATALALTACAPAREAPSATAPTAPTASTTSPAPHTPPATARPTTSPTPPASGTPDCRTADLALASAGSSGHAGSGTAYLALANRSGRPCALAGFPTVRLVDATGRALPVRVRQHLAAHRVVLAPGGTAWTAVTLSHVPRADDEGAPCEPPAAALRLTPPGGTGYLAVEGAWRACGGTVEVDSFTAGRPPAA encoded by the coding sequence ATGACCACGACCACGGCTCACCTGACCAGGAATCCCGCGGCACGGCGGCGGACCGGCGGCCGGCTGGCCGCGCTGGCGGCGGGCGCGACCGCCCTCGCGCTCACGGCCTGCGCTCCGGCACGGGAGGCCCCCTCCGCCACCGCACCGACGGCCCCGACCGCATCGACCACCTCGCCGGCCCCGCACACCCCGCCGGCCACAGCGCGACCGACAACCAGCCCGACGCCACCGGCCTCCGGGACCCCGGACTGCCGTACCGCCGACCTCGCGCTGGCGTCCGCCGGCTCGTCCGGCCACGCCGGCAGCGGGACCGCCTACCTCGCGCTGGCGAACCGGTCCGGCCGGCCCTGCGCGCTGGCCGGATTCCCCACGGTCCGGCTGGTCGACGCCACGGGCCGGGCCCTCCCGGTGCGGGTGCGGCAGCACCTCGCCGCGCACCGGGTGGTGCTGGCACCCGGTGGCACGGCCTGGACCGCGGTCACCCTGAGCCACGTGCCCCGCGCGGACGACGAGGGAGCGCCGTGCGAGCCGCCGGCCGCCGCGCTCCGGCTCACCCCGCCGGGCGGCACCGGCTACCTGGCCGTCGAGGGCGCCTGGCGGGCCTGCGGCGGTACGGTCGAGGTGGATTCGTTCACGGCCGGACGCCCGCCGGCCGCCTGA
- a CDS encoding cytochrome c oxidase subunit 4: protein MKTEWKIFLIIATFLFGAAILYGAWTYGDGGRVEWVGTVALLLSFLLCSMCGGFFWFVSRRIDLRPEDRADGEIADGAGEIGFFSPGSYWPFGLALAAAIAGLGLVFWQFWLIGLGMVAVVFGACGLLFEYYSGTRRTAEH, encoded by the coding sequence ATGAAGACCGAGTGGAAGATCTTCCTGATCATCGCGACGTTCCTCTTCGGCGCGGCGATCCTCTACGGCGCCTGGACGTACGGCGACGGCGGCCGAGTCGAGTGGGTCGGCACCGTGGCGCTGCTGCTGTCCTTCCTGCTCTGCTCGATGTGCGGCGGCTTCTTCTGGTTCGTCTCGCGCCGCATCGACCTGCGGCCTGAGGACCGGGCGGACGGCGAGATCGCCGACGGCGCGGGCGAGATCGGCTTCTTCAGCCCGGGCAGCTACTGGCCGTTCGGCCTGGCCCTGGCCGCCGCGATCGCCGGTCTCGGCCTGGTCTTCTGGCAGTTCTGGCTGATCGGCCTGGGCATGGTGGCGGTCGTCTTCGGCGCCTGCGGCCTGCTCTTCGAGTACTACTCCGGCACCCGGCGCACCGCCGAGCACTGA
- a CDS encoding cysteine desulfurase family protein gives MSAIPVYLDAATAAPLHPVARQALLAALDDGWADPAKLYGQARRARQLLDAAREAAAQTLGVRADELSFTPSGTAAAHAAVLGGLSGRRRTGTALVHSAIEHSAVLHAAERHVAGGGDAVCVPVDRLGRVDLDAWAAAVAAPGVALAALIGASHEVGTVQPVPAAAELCAEAGVPLYVDAAQLAGRAPLPAGWSVLSASAHKWGGPPGVGLLVVRKGTRWESPFPADERESGRTPGVVNLPAVVAAAASLRAATADAAAEAARLGPLVDRIRARVAAEVPDVEVVGDPVDRLPHLVTFSCLYVDGEALLHALDRRGFAVSSGSSCTSSTLRPSHVLEAMGVLSHGNVRVSLHRETTEVDVDRFLAELPGVVAGLRAEAGVTGL, from the coding sequence GTGAGCGCAATCCCGGTCTACCTGGACGCGGCCACCGCCGCCCCCCTGCACCCGGTCGCGCGGCAGGCGCTGCTGGCCGCGCTGGACGACGGCTGGGCCGACCCGGCCAAGCTCTACGGCCAGGCCCGCCGGGCCCGCCAGCTCCTCGACGCCGCCCGCGAGGCCGCCGCGCAGACCCTCGGCGTCCGCGCCGACGAGCTCTCCTTCACCCCCAGCGGTACAGCGGCCGCGCACGCCGCCGTGCTCGGGGGCCTGTCCGGGCGGCGCCGGACCGGGACGGCCCTGGTGCACTCGGCGATCGAGCACTCGGCGGTGCTGCACGCCGCGGAGCGGCACGTGGCGGGTGGGGGCGACGCGGTGTGCGTACCCGTGGACCGGCTCGGCCGGGTGGACCTGGACGCCTGGGCGGCGGCGGTGGCCGCCCCCGGCGTGGCCCTGGCCGCCCTGATCGGGGCGAGTCACGAGGTGGGCACGGTGCAGCCGGTGCCCGCGGCGGCGGAGCTCTGCGCCGAGGCGGGGGTGCCGCTGTACGTCGACGCGGCGCAGCTGGCCGGCCGGGCACCGCTGCCGGCCGGCTGGTCGGTGCTGAGCGCCAGCGCGCACAAGTGGGGCGGGCCGCCCGGCGTGGGGCTGCTCGTGGTGCGCAAGGGCACCCGCTGGGAGTCGCCGTTCCCGGCCGACGAGCGGGAGTCGGGGCGTACCCCGGGGGTGGTGAACCTGCCGGCGGTGGTGGCCGCGGCGGCGAGCCTGCGCGCGGCGACGGCCGACGCGGCGGCGGAGGCGGCCCGGCTCGGGCCGCTGGTCGACCGGATCCGGGCCCGGGTGGCGGCCGAGGTGCCGGACGTGGAGGTGGTCGGCGACCCGGTGGACCGCCTCCCCCACCTGGTCACGTTCTCGTGCCTGTACGTGGACGGGGAGGCGCTGCTGCACGCGCTGGACCGGCGGGGCTTCGCGGTCTCCTCCGGCTCCTCGTGCACCTCCTCGACGCTGCGGCCGTCGCACGTGCTGGAGGCGATGGGGGTGCTGTCGCACGGCAACGTCCGGGTGTCGCTGCACCGGGAGACCACCGAGGTCGACGTCGACCGGTTCCTGGCCGAGCTGCCCGGGGTCGTCGCCGGCCTGCGCGCCGAGGCGGGGGTGACCGGCCTGTGA
- a CDS encoding glycerate kinase family protein, producing the protein MWPATLLGMRVLLCPDKFAGTLPAQEVAVAVAEGWREVAPADELLVRPLADGGPGFVAVLAEALGGRLLPVPTVDPLGRPAAGEILLTDDGMAYLESAQACGLHLLSAAERDPKATTSYGLGLLVAAAVEAGARTVVVGLGGSATNDGGAGMLTPLGVTPLDGAGRALPYGGAALAAVTGLDGAPRLRGAALVAATDVDNPLLGLHGASNVYGPQKGATRADVLLLDAALERWAAVLERDLPGCPTGLGALPGGGAAGGLGAAVLALGGRCESGIGLVTRAIGLDSALDTADLVITGEGSFDHQSLRGKVVAGVAGAARDRGVPCVVLAGRVSTGRREAAAAGVTEAHSLVEHFGGEERGGVEAAMSRPAEGLRALGARLAGQWSR; encoded by the coding sequence ATGTGGCCTGCCACACTGCTCGGCATGCGCGTGCTGCTCTGCCCGGACAAGTTCGCCGGCACGCTGCCGGCCCAGGAGGTGGCCGTCGCGGTGGCCGAGGGCTGGCGCGAGGTCGCCCCCGCCGACGAGCTGCTGGTCCGGCCGCTGGCCGACGGCGGCCCCGGGTTCGTCGCCGTGCTCGCCGAGGCACTCGGCGGCCGGCTGCTGCCGGTGCCCACGGTCGACCCGCTCGGCCGGCCCGCCGCCGGTGAGATCCTGCTCACCGACGACGGCATGGCGTACCTGGAGAGCGCCCAGGCGTGCGGGCTGCACCTGCTCTCCGCCGCCGAGCGGGACCCGAAGGCGACCACCTCCTACGGGCTGGGCCTGCTGGTCGCCGCGGCGGTCGAGGCGGGAGCGCGGACCGTGGTGGTCGGGCTGGGCGGCTCGGCCACCAACGACGGCGGCGCCGGCATGCTCACCCCGCTCGGGGTCACCCCGCTGGACGGGGCCGGCCGGGCCCTGCCGTACGGCGGGGCGGCCCTCGCCGCGGTGACCGGGCTGGACGGGGCGCCGCGGCTGCGCGGCGCGGCGCTGGTCGCCGCCACCGACGTCGACAACCCGCTGCTCGGGCTGCACGGCGCCAGCAACGTGTACGGCCCGCAGAAGGGCGCCACCCGCGCGGACGTGCTGCTGCTCGACGCCGCCCTGGAGCGCTGGGCGGCGGTGCTGGAGAGGGACCTGCCGGGCTGCCCGACGGGGCTCGGCGCGCTGCCCGGCGGCGGCGCGGCCGGCGGCCTCGGCGCGGCGGTCCTCGCGCTCGGCGGCCGGTGCGAGTCCGGCATCGGCCTGGTCACCCGGGCCATCGGCCTGGACTCCGCGCTGGACACCGCCGACCTGGTGATCACCGGCGAGGGCTCCTTCGACCACCAGTCGCTGCGCGGCAAGGTGGTCGCCGGGGTGGCCGGGGCCGCCCGGGACCGGGGGGTGCCCTGCGTGGTGCTGGCCGGCCGGGTGAGCACCGGGCGGCGGGAGGCCGCCGCGGCCGGCGTGACCGAGGCGCACAGCCTGGTCGAGCACTTCGGCGGCGAGGAGCGCGGGGGAGTGGAGGCGGCGATGAGCCGCCCGGCCGAGGGGCTGCGGGCGCTCGGCGCCCGGCTCGCCGGCCAGTGGAGCCGCTGA
- the ctaC gene encoding aa3-type cytochrome oxidase subunit II encodes MVARSSEVRPSAVRHSASSGAGGGRRRGAGRLAGLGLGGAALLVLLTGCDVGKTFGGFGWPQGGITPESHRMYDLWIASCIAALAVGVFVWGLIFWCVIRYRKRGNELPVQTRYNLPMEFLYTIAPILVVSVLFYYTAVVQTDVVKESKNPDVTVEVVAFKWNWQFNYRDGQGRDANTVASVLGTSEVIPVLVLPSGKSIRFEEQSRDVVHSFWVPELLFKRDVMPGSIRNTFEVSSIDQEGHFVGRCAELCGSYHAFMNFELRVVSPEKYDQFLAAKKAGKSTQDALSAIGEDPYATETVPFKTRRNTANFNPSDATAGAGS; translated from the coding sequence GTGGTCGCAAGGAGTTCGGAGGTACGGCCGTCGGCCGTACGGCACAGCGCTTCCTCGGGGGCCGGCGGGGGCCGGCGGCGTGGTGCTGGTCGACTCGCCGGGCTCGGTCTCGGTGGAGCCGCGCTGCTGGTTCTGCTCACCGGCTGCGACGTCGGCAAGACGTTCGGCGGCTTCGGGTGGCCGCAGGGCGGCATCACGCCCGAGTCGCACCGGATGTACGACCTGTGGATCGCGTCCTGCATCGCGGCCCTCGCGGTCGGCGTGTTCGTCTGGGGCCTGATCTTCTGGTGCGTGATCCGCTACCGGAAGCGCGGCAACGAGCTGCCGGTGCAGACCCGCTACAACCTGCCGATGGAGTTCCTCTACACCATCGCGCCGATCCTCGTGGTCTCCGTGCTCTTCTACTACACCGCGGTGGTGCAGACCGACGTGGTGAAGGAGTCGAAGAACCCCGACGTCACCGTCGAGGTCGTCGCCTTCAAGTGGAACTGGCAGTTCAACTACCGCGACGGCCAGGGCCGCGACGCCAACACCGTCGCCTCGGTGCTGGGCACCAGCGAGGTCATCCCGGTGCTGGTCCTGCCGAGCGGCAAGTCGATCCGGTTCGAGGAGCAGAGCCGCGACGTCGTCCACTCCTTCTGGGTGCCGGAGCTGCTGTTCAAGCGCGACGTCATGCCGGGCAGCATCCGCAACACCTTCGAGGTCTCCAGCATCGACCAGGAGGGCCACTTCGTCGGCCGCTGCGCCGAGCTGTGCGGCAGCTACCACGCCTTCATGAACTTCGAGCTGCGGGTCGTCTCGCCCGAGAAGTACGACCAGTTCCTGGCGGCCAAGAAGGCCGGCAAGTCGACCCAGGACGCGCTCTCGGCGATCGGCGAGGACCCGTACGCCACCGAAACCGTGCCGTTCAAGACGCGGCGCAACACGGCCAACTTCAACCCGTCCGACGCGACGGCCGGCGCGGGAAGCTGA
- the erpA gene encoding iron-sulfur cluster insertion protein ErpA encodes MTTPAQTESTEAKAPSTVVLTDVAAQKVKALIEQEGRDDLRLRVAVQPGGCSGLRYQLFFDERSLDGDVVTDFGGVEVVVDRMSAPYLAGATIDFADRIDAQGFTIDNPNAGSSCACGDSFS; translated from the coding sequence GTGACCACGCCAGCGCAGACCGAGTCGACCGAGGCCAAGGCCCCCAGCACCGTCGTCCTCACCGACGTCGCGGCGCAGAAGGTCAAGGCCCTGATCGAGCAGGAAGGCCGTGACGACCTGCGGCTCCGGGTCGCCGTGCAGCCGGGCGGCTGCTCCGGCCTGCGGTACCAGCTGTTCTTCGACGAGCGGTCGCTCGACGGTGACGTCGTCACCGACTTCGGCGGTGTCGAGGTCGTCGTCGACCGGATGAGCGCCCCCTACCTGGCCGGCGCCACCATCGACTTCGCCGACCGGATCGACGCCCAGGGCTTCACCATCGACAACCCGAACGCCGGCAGCTCCTGCGCCTGCGGCGACTCGTTCAGCTGA
- the nadA gene encoding quinolinate synthase NadA produces MTSTWVEPSNTATALLLLGRGSDPATERGVECPGDLPAPSDPDLVARAAAAKAALGTKVFVLGHHYQRDEVIQFADVTGDSFKLAREAAARPDAEYIVFCGVHFMAESADILTSDRQKVILPDLAAGCSMADMAVLSQVETAWDVLTELGIAADTVPVTYMNSSADIKGFVGRNGGVVCTSSNAKRALDWAFEQGQKVLFLPDQHLGRNTAVLEMGFSLDDCVLYDPHKANGGLTPEQLRDAKMILWRGHCSVHGRFTLDSVNDVRERVPGVNVLVHPECRHEVVNAADQVGSTEYIIKTIEAAPAGSAWAVGTELNLVRRLALAHPDKQIMFLDRAVCYCSTMNRIDLPHLVWALEELVAGRVVNQITVDPDTAAHARAALDQMLALPGA; encoded by the coding sequence GTGACTTCGACCTGGGTTGAGCCCTCCAACACCGCCACTGCGCTGCTGCTCCTCGGCCGCGGCAGCGACCCCGCCACCGAGCGTGGCGTGGAGTGTCCAGGTGACCTCCCCGCGCCGAGCGACCCGGACCTGGTGGCCCGGGCGGCCGCGGCGAAGGCCGCGCTCGGCACGAAGGTCTTCGTGCTGGGCCACCACTACCAGCGCGACGAGGTGATCCAGTTCGCCGACGTGACCGGCGACTCGTTCAAGCTGGCCCGGGAGGCGGCGGCCCGCCCCGACGCGGAGTACATCGTCTTCTGCGGCGTGCACTTCATGGCCGAGAGCGCCGACATCCTCACCTCGGACCGCCAGAAGGTGATCCTGCCCGACCTCGCCGCCGGCTGCTCGATGGCCGACATGGCGGTGCTGTCGCAGGTCGAGACCGCCTGGGACGTGCTGACCGAGCTGGGCATCGCCGCGGACACCGTCCCGGTGACCTACATGAACTCCTCGGCGGACATCAAGGGCTTCGTCGGCCGGAACGGCGGCGTGGTCTGCACCTCGTCCAACGCGAAGCGGGCGCTGGACTGGGCGTTCGAGCAGGGGCAGAAGGTGCTCTTCCTCCCCGACCAGCACCTGGGCCGCAACACCGCCGTCCTGGAGATGGGCTTCTCGCTGGACGACTGCGTGCTCTACGACCCGCACAAGGCGAACGGCGGGCTGACCCCGGAGCAGCTGCGCGACGCGAAGATGATCCTCTGGCGCGGGCACTGCTCGGTGCACGGCCGCTTCACCCTCGACAGCGTCAACGACGTGCGCGAACGGGTGCCGGGCGTCAACGTGCTGGTCCACCCGGAGTGCCGGCACGAGGTCGTCAACGCCGCCGACCAGGTGGGCTCGACCGAATACATCATCAAGACCATCGAGGCGGCCCCGGCCGGCTCGGCGTGGGCGGTCGGCACCGAGCTGAACCTGGTCCGCCGGCTGGCGCTGGCCCACCCGGACAAGCAGATCATGTTCCTCGACCGGGCAGTCTGCTACTGCTCGACGATGAACCGGATCGACCTGCCGCACCTGGTCTGGGCCCTGGAGGAGCTGGTCGCCGGCCGGGTGGTCAACCAGATCACCGTCGACCCGGACACCGCCGCACACGCCCGGGCCGCGCTGGACCAGATGCTCGCCCTTCCCGGCGCCTGA